TCGACGAAATCAAAATGCTCGACACCGATCGTGGTGTGGGCTATTTCCGTATCACCAGTTTTCAGAAGACCACCAGCCGCGATGTCGATGCTGCTCTCTGGAAGCTGCACGATCAAGGGATGCGTTCTCTCGTGATTGACCTGCGTGGCAATCCTGGCGGACTTCTCAAAGCGTCAGTCGATGTGGCTGATAAGTTTGTGATGGACGGTCTGATCGTCGCCACCCGAGGCCGCAGTGCTCGCGAAGATTTCGATCACAAAGGCCAAGTGGTGGGAACTTGGCGAGTTCCGCTGGTGCTGCTGATCGATGGCGACTCCGCATCGGCCAGCGAAATTCTCGCCGGGGCGATTCGCGACCATCGTCGTGGCACTGTCGTCGGGGAAACGAGCTACGGCAAAGGTTCAGTTCAAGGTATTTTCCCTCTCGCGAGTGCCAATGTGGGTGTCCGTTTGACAACCGCCAAGTGGTACACCCCGAGTGGTCAAGCGATCAGCGGCCAAGGTGTGCAGCCCGATATCACCGTTCGCACCACCGCCAAGCCTGCCAACGGCAAGCTCCTGCCGATCTCGGAAGATGCGATGCTGCGGGCAGCTCTGCAAGTCGCTCGCTCGCAAGCGAAGGCTCCGTAGTCCCGGCAGCTGAGGCTGCAACTTGCACAGCGTGCATTCAATCTCGTTACACTCGTGGAGTGAATCGCTTCTCCCTTCACCCACTTCCACGAGTTTGCGATGACTGGCGAAAACGAATCTCGACTCCAGTCGCCCACCAAAGTTCCGCGCCTTAGTCTCGCGGCACTTGCTCCTGGTCTGCTCCTCGCAGCAACCGGCGTCGGAGCAGGGGATCTGGCCACTGGCGCGATGGCTGGCAGTAAGCTCGGCACCACGGTTCTGTGGGCCGTGGTGGTGGCCGCCGTGCTGAAGTACTTCGTCAATGAAGGGCTCGCTCGCTGGCAACTTGCCACCGGCAGCACGATGCTCGAAGGGCTTGCTCAGCGGGTTGGCAAGATCACCATCTGGCTCTTCATGCCCTATCTCCTGTTCTGGAGTTTTTTCGTAGCGGTCGCGCTCATGGGAGCCTGCGGCGCTGCGATGAATGCGATGCTTCCCTGGCCAGGCGACGATCCCCAGAAGTCGGCGCAAATCGGCCGCGTGGTCTACGGCGTGCTCCATAGTTTGGTGGCAGTTGCGCTCATTCGTGTCGGCGGCTTTGTATGGTTCGAGCGTGTGATGAGCCTGCTTGTGGGGCTGATGTTTTGCATCGTCATCGGCACGGCGCTCGCCATTGGTCCCGAGTGGAGCGAGGTGCTTCGGGGACTCGTGTGGCCCACCATTCCGCACGCAGATGGCGATGGACTCAGCTGGACACTCGCCCTGGTGGGTGGCATCGGCGGCACCGTCACGATCCTTTGCTATAGCTACTGGATGCGCGAAGATGGCCGCGAGGGAAAAGCTTGGCTCGCGACCTGTCGCGCCGATCTGGCGAGTGGCTACGGCGTGACAGCCGCGTTTGGCATCGCAATGGTAATTATTGGAAGCGAGTTCCTGTCGCTCGAGGGAGACGTCAGCAAAGGGACCCGTTTTCTGGCGGGGCTCGGTAAAGAAATCGAGTCGCGACTCGGGGCGATCGGCTGGTATTGCCGCTGGGGGTTTTTGCTCGGAGCCTGGAGCGCCGTGTTCACCAGCATGCTCGGGGTTTGGCAAAGCGTCCCGAAAATTTTTGGGGAATGCCACGGACTCCTGCGTCCCGAAAGTCGCGATTCCGCATGGGGCGAGTGGATCTACGGGCTGCTCTTGGCCAGCGTTCCAGCGGTGGGGCTGTTTGTCGATTTCACGTCGATGCAAAAGACGTATAGCGTGGTGGGAGCGATGTTTGTCCCGCTGGCGGCTGCAGTGCTGCTGTATATGAATCGTCGCGCCGATTGGGTGGGGACACTTCGCAGTTCGCTCGTCACCCAAGTGATTTTGGCCCTCGCGCTCCTCGCTTTTTTCGTCGCCGGGGTCTACGAAGCGATCAGCTGAGCGGCAGCAGCGACGTCGACGCGTCCTACACGCCCCTGGACTGGGGCTCTATAATCTCGGCACTATGAGCAGTCGCGCCGAGACACCTGTCATCCAGATCCAAGGTCTGTCGAAATCGTATCGGGTCTACCAAAAGCCAGAAGGGCTGTGGGCTTCGATTCGGGGGCTCGTTTCGCGCAAGTATCGCGAAGTGAATGCCGTTCGAGGCGTGAACCTGGAAGTCGAGCGTGGGGAGTTCGTCGCGTTCCTCGGCCCCAATGGTGCTGGCAAGACGACCACGCTAAAACTGCTGTCGGGCGTCGTTTATCCCACGAGCGGCAGCGCAACGGTGATGGGCTATGTGCCATGGCAACGCCACATGGCCTATCGCCGCAAATTTGCCCTAGTAATGGGTCAAAAAAATCAGCTCTGGTGGGATCTTCCCGCGCAAGAATCGTTCCGCTTGCATCAGCAGATCTATCGGATCGAGAAGCGCGACTACGATCAAACGCTCGGCGAACTTTCCGAACTGCTCGAGATCGGCCGTTTGCTGTCGCAGCCGGTGCGCGAGCTTTCGCTCGGCGAGCGGATGAAAATGGAACTTACCGCCGCGCTGCTTCATTCGCCCGAAGTGCTGTTTCTCGACGAACCGACAATCGGGCTCGACGTGGTGGCTCAGCACCGGATTCAGCAGTTCCTACGCGAGTATCAAGCCAAACGCAAAATCACGGTGCTACTCACGTCGCACTACATGAAAGATGTCGCTGCGCTCTGCAAGCGAGTAGTGATCATCGCTCGTGGCGAGATTCGATACGACGGATCGCTCAGCGGCATTATCGATCGGTTCAGCGGACAAAAGCTCGTCACGCTGCTGCTGCCAACCATCACCGACGCTGCTCCGCTCGCTCGTTTTGGCGAGATCGTGAGTGTCGAGCTACCGAAGGTGAAAATCCGGATCGAGCGATCGCAAGTTGCCAAGTGTCTTGCAGAAATCTTGGCCCAATATCCGGCCGATGATGTGGCGGTCGAAGATCCTCCACTCGAAGAAGTGATTGCCGAGCTCTTCACCGAAGTGGCCGACAAACAGAACGCCGAAGAAGTCGCCGCCGCTGCCAAGTAAAGCTCACGCCGCTCTACTCACCGGGGACCTCGATGGTGATGGTACGATGCGGAATGGTCTCGAGCGCAACGCTGCTGCTGCCAGTGGCGACATCCAGATCGAACGCTTGCCCCGGCGACTGCGACATCCGCTCGTAGAACTTATCGACCGGCTCTTGCAGCACGATCATTTCGTTCTCGCGAAGCCCAGCTTCCAGCGCCGGAGAAGCTGGTTTCACCTTGCGGACCACCAGCACCTGCGTGATCGAATCCCGATCTGACACTGTGATCACGTCGCCACGAAACCCGACTTTGTCGTAGCACAATTCAATCCGCTGACGTTCGCCAACCAGCTGAAAGACCAGCATCCCACCGCCGGCGAAAATGCTCCCCAGCACCAGCATCGTCATCAGAGCGATGATGCGCAGGCCTATCACGTCGAGACTTTCGAGCCATGCTCGCTTACTGCGCGGAAGGAGGATCGCTACGCAGAGGAGCCACGCGAAAAGAACCATGCACCCGGCAATGCCTACCAGAATGCCAGCCAGGATGCCAACGTACGACATCAGTGCGCATTGCAGCGACGCGATGCCCATGAACGTCAGCAGCGCGCGTAGGCCAAATCGCCAAGGTGAAAGGGGAGGGGGGGCCAGTTCAGCCGTGATGATCTCGGGCGCCGCTTTATTTGCCACAGAAGCAACTGCGGAAGCATCGGTAGCGATTAACTCGGCCCCGGAAGCGAGTAGCTCGCGGCGCCTGCGCGCGGCGAGGATATTTTCGGCCCGGGCGCGGACTTCATCTTCCACTTGCGCCACGTCGATCGCCGCAGGATCACTCGCTGCTAAATTCTGCTGGCGATCTTCGTTCATCGAGGAGCCCTCAGCTTGAACGCGTTTCACAGGTGAATCCTAGCACCTGCTATTTCACGTTCATACTCATCAGGAACTCGGCGTTCGTTTTGGTCTTGGCCATGCGCGTAACGAGCAGGTCCATGGCGTCGGGAGGATTCATCTCCGAGAGCAGCCGTCGCATCACGGAAACCCGGCGATATTCTTCGGGGTCCATCAGGATTTCTTCGCGACGTGTACCGCTGCGTGTGATATCGATGGCGGGCCAAATCCGCTTATCGACCAAGCGACGATCGAGGTAGATTTCGAGGTTACCCGTTCCCTTGAACTCCTCGAAAATCACGTCGTCCATCTTGCTACCGGTATCGATGAGGGCAGTGGCCAGAATCGTGAGCGAGCCACCCTCTTCCACCTTACGTGCGGAGCCGAAGAAGCGTTTGGGCTGCTGCAGCGCGTTGGCATCGAGACCACCGGTGAGCAGTTTGCCCGACTGCGGGCATTCGCTGTTCCAAGCTCGCGCCAAACGAGTGATCGAGTCGAGAAAAATCACCACATCCACACCACATTCGACCAGTCGCTTCGCTTTTTCGAGCACCATTTGCGACACCTGCACATGGCGGGCGGGTGGCTCGTCGAACGTGCTGCTGATCACTTCGCAGTTAGGCCCTTTCACCTGACGTTCCATGTCGGTCACTTCTTCGGGTCGTTCGTCGACCAGCAGCATGATGACATAGGCTTCGGGAAAGTTCTGCAGCACCGCGCGGGCCATTTTCTGCATGATGACCGTTTTGCCAGCTCGGGGCGGGCTCACAATCAAACCACGCTGACCAAAACCGATCGGCGTGACGAGGTCGATCACACGCGTGGCGATCTCGTCCGCATCGTATTCCATGGTGATCCGCTTGTCGGGATGCAGCGGCGTGAGATCATCGAACTGCACGCGATTTTGCGTGAGGTTCGGATCTTGATAGTTGATGGCTTCGACGCGCAGCAGCGCGAAATAGCGTTCGTTTTCTTTGGGGGGCCGAATCTGTCCCGAGACGGTAGCACCTGTCCGGAGACCGAAGCGGCGAATCTGACTTGGCGAGACGTAAATGTCGTCGGGGCACGACAGGTAGTGATAGTCGGGAGAGCGGAGAAACCCGAAACCATCGGGCAGAATCTCGAGGGTCCCTTCGCCATACATCAGCCCGCTGATCTTCACGCGCTCTTTCAGAATCCGAAAAATCAGATCCTGACGCTTCATGCCAGCCGCTTCGTCGACATTCTCTTGACGCGCCTCTTCAATCAGCTGCGCCATGCTCATCCGCTGCAGTTCCGTGATGTGCAGTTCGGCCGCTTTGCTTTTGCCTGTTTCACCCGCAGCAATTTCTTCGGGGGTAAGGAGTTCGCTCTCGGCGGGAACTTGTCCGCGATCGGCCAGCTCTGCTAGCTCTTCGGCGAGCGAGAGGGGTTCCCCTTCGTTTTCGAGTTCGCGCAAGCGCTCAAGCTGGGCCGGGGAGAGCTCGGAGTTACCGCGCGGCGGTGGTCCGTTGGGACCACCGGACGACGAGTAGTTGCCAGATTGCTGGCCATCGCGGCGCGAATCTCGACCGATCCGCTGGCGAAAATTTTTGAACGTAGCCATGGAAGCGTCGCTTCGCAGTGGAAGCGCTCCAGCGACAAGGCATGTCGTGCCGAGGCACGTGCGTGGGGGTGGGGAAGAGGATTTTGAAACTTGTAAACACCTGGGCGATTGCCCAGGCTGCTGCTGAAATCAAAAACCTGCGATGAGCGAGTGCTTCACGCGACAGGTCGGGAATTTCGACAGCTTGCTTACCAAGTTTCGGTAGTTGTGTAGGACAAGTTCACGGGGGGATGAGTTCGTTCGAACTACTACTTAAGGAGTGTCGCGGCACGAAGGAATGTTTCATGATTCTTCGGTGCCGGAAGGAACTTCTTGCGAAATTCATCGCACACAAGCGTCGAGAATTCTGGCTTATGTACACACCAGGCGCAGTTCGAGCGCAAACGATCCACGAGTGGATTGGCTTAGGGCCGAGGAAGGACGGAAAGGAAACATTTCAGTTACGATGCGCAGGCCTAGTCACCTAATGTCCCTAGGGCGTACGAGCTTGCCAAAAGCACGAAGCGGAAGGAACACGGGGAGAGAAGACACGGGCATCGATGCATTCGATCGAAAACACCGTAACTCCTGCTGGCAAAATGCTGGCGAATGGGAGGGGAAAACGCAGCAAGCAGTCAGCGGAAAATTACAGCACCCAAGAGAAATACCAGACACGCAGAATAGCGGGCCTTGTCCTGGAGTCGCGAGCCGAAGTGATGCTCGAAAAGAGCACTCTTTGGAAGGATCTTTGCTCGCGACTGTCGTATTATGTCGCGCACGCCTACCCCAAGGGAAGAGGAAACCGCGAGAAATCCGAGATCACCGAATCGCTTCTGCACGCAGTTATTTGAGGAAAAAGGGGCGAAAACTGCGTGGGGAGATTAACTTCCCCTACTACTAGCGTCACGGGATTTGATGCCGCTACTAGACGACAATTATC
This window of the Pirellula staleyi DSM 6068 genome carries:
- a CDS encoding Nramp family divalent metal transporter, whose product is MTGENESRLQSPTKVPRLSLAALAPGLLLAATGVGAGDLATGAMAGSKLGTTVLWAVVVAAVLKYFVNEGLARWQLATGSTMLEGLAQRVGKITIWLFMPYLLFWSFFVAVALMGACGAAMNAMLPWPGDDPQKSAQIGRVVYGVLHSLVAVALIRVGGFVWFERVMSLLVGLMFCIVIGTALAIGPEWSEVLRGLVWPTIPHADGDGLSWTLALVGGIGGTVTILCYSYWMREDGREGKAWLATCRADLASGYGVTAAFGIAMVIIGSEFLSLEGDVSKGTRFLAGLGKEIESRLGAIGWYCRWGFLLGAWSAVFTSMLGVWQSVPKIFGECHGLLRPESRDSAWGEWIYGLLLASVPAVGLFVDFTSMQKTYSVVGAMFVPLAAAVLLYMNRRADWVGTLRSSLVTQVILALALLAFFVAGVYEAIS
- the rho gene encoding transcription termination factor Rho — translated: MHITELQRMSMAQLIEEARQENVDEAAGMKRQDLIFRILKERVKISGLMYGEGTLEILPDGFGFLRSPDYHYLSCPDDIYVSPSQIRRFGLRTGATVSGQIRPPKENERYFALLRVEAINYQDPNLTQNRVQFDDLTPLHPDKRITMEYDADEIATRVIDLVTPIGFGQRGLIVSPPRAGKTVIMQKMARAVLQNFPEAYVIMLLVDERPEEVTDMERQVKGPNCEVISSTFDEPPARHVQVSQMVLEKAKRLVECGVDVVIFLDSITRLARAWNSECPQSGKLLTGGLDANALQQPKRFFGSARKVEEGGSLTILATALIDTGSKMDDVIFEEFKGTGNLEIYLDRRLVDKRIWPAIDITRSGTRREEILMDPEEYRRVSVMRRLLSEMNPPDAMDLLVTRMAKTKTNAEFLMSMNVK
- a CDS encoding ABC transporter ATP-binding protein, coding for MSSRAETPVIQIQGLSKSYRVYQKPEGLWASIRGLVSRKYREVNAVRGVNLEVERGEFVAFLGPNGAGKTTTLKLLSGVVYPTSGSATVMGYVPWQRHMAYRRKFALVMGQKNQLWWDLPAQESFRLHQQIYRIEKRDYDQTLGELSELLEIGRLLSQPVRELSLGERMKMELTAALLHSPEVLFLDEPTIGLDVVAQHRIQQFLREYQAKRKITVLLTSHYMKDVAALCKRVVIIARGEIRYDGSLSGIIDRFSGQKLVTLLLPTITDAAPLARFGEIVSVELPKVKIRIERSQVAKCLAEILAQYPADDVAVEDPPLEEVIAELFTEVADKQNAEEVAAAAK